TATGGAGTAGTAGAAGTATAACAATACGAAGCCAACGAAAATTCACAAAAAGAAACAGTCTGCAAATTTCATGTTACAATATCTACATTCCACACTTCAGGCATCCGGTTATCATTGCGTCGACATTTTCTGATACACAAGTGTTTTGTTTCATATCAGAACAAATTACAAGCTTCCGCGAATTAGCTCCACCCAACTCATTGTTAGTAAACTAAACCTTTAGAAAATGTCATCTTGCAGCATTCCCCAAGTACATGTGCAGTTTTTCAGCCTTGAGGACCATCACCCATGAGGTGCGCTGCATTAAGATCTAGGCCATAACCCATGCAGAGATGGCATGGGTTATCCGCCCCTTCCATCCGTGCAATGTCCAATGCCCATCAACATCAATGACAAAGTCTCGGTGGTAATTTCCCTTGACCTTGCACCTCAGCATGTTGATGATCTCCTGATTTAACGGCATTTGCCTAAACCCCGTCCTGTTAAGCCTGACTTGCCACTGCTTATATGTCTCTGGCCTTTCAACTCTCTCTGTGCCCTCACAAGCGACAACATTCATGATCTCCCTGCCATAAAACTCTTTCTCGAACATCAATCTCTCAGAATCCTCCCGGGAGGCATTGGTATCAAACATATCAAATAAGGTGGAGTAATGAAACAGGGCCTCTCTGAAACGTGTGACGAAAAAAGGAGCATTGTAAGATCCATTCACAACACCATGCACAAAGACGTTAGGTTTTATCTTCCTCACCAAGTTCAGAACTGCATTCCTCGGACTATCCACTACTATTGTCTCATCAAGGAGGTTCTTGAACCTGTATAGACAGTTAACTGCAACTACCTCATCACTTTCTATCTTCAAGTCCTCAACTCTTATTGTTTCCCATTTTTGTGCAACAGCATGATACTCAAAAGGGACTTTAAACCGTTCACAATATTTTGCCAAGCGACGTCCTGTTGCCTCAACCCTTTCGGCTGGCCGAAACCCAGGCTGGGGAAGATCAATCCCAGTAATACAAAGTTTTGGGGGACCACCATCTCGCTCTGACAGGCGTTCAATAAGGGCAGGCCATTGGAATCCATAGAGGATGCCAAAATCTATGACATGAAGCTTTGCAGCTTTATTGGCTTCATTAAAAATTGTATGATTTGCAAAGCCAATAGAGATCTTCTTCGACGGGCATGTGCGAATGAAGAACTGATATGCTTTCAGCATATCAGCAGCTGATGTTTTCTTGGAATTCAGGGCAGTATAAATCTGTGACCCAGTTCCAGCCAAGCGGGCCTCAAGAGCATTAGCAAAATAATGAGCCAACCTTTGTGATCCATCCCCTCCAGCAAATGAGTGCTCCCTAATCTGCTTCAGCAATTCATCAGCAATTCTACGATCATCCGATGCAGTAGATTGCGCACAGAGGATTAATAGAGTCCTTAGATCAACCATAGTTTTATTACTACCTTGTTTCCTAGGTCGACCCTTTCCTCCCTGCTGTCCCTGTGATTGGCTAGCCTGTGATGGTAATCCCTTCTCAGAGTCCAAAGGGATGGCACAATCGTGCTTAGGGTGAGAACATAACAAAACCCTATCAAACATTTCAGACAACTCCGCCTCTTCAATAGAAACAGCTGACTGCTTGCTATTCCTGCCTTCCTCAAAACCCTCGTCCTCACGATAATGAATCTTACTTCCCCTTGATTCATCAGGAGATTCACCCTTCTCCTTCTTAACAGCCACGGTTGAAGCATCCTGCTTTGTCTCACTAGGAAAATTGATGTTCTCCAGATCAATGGCGATATTATTGTTCTTTGGAAGGAACTTACTAGCCTCCTCCATTCCCTTCTGAAACTGAATTATGGACTCTTTCTGGCTAAAAAAATTCATATCCATTGGCAAATCAAGACCGGAAGGAAATGAACCATTAGAAGTACTGCCACTAAAGGAACTGAACGGACCAAATGACCACTGAGAAATGGTTGGTGTCTGGGAATATGATTGAATTGGAGGAGCTTGAGTTACCAAGGGCTTACTATGATCACTCAAATCAGCAACCACTGTAGGATCCACAGAATTGGTTGAATTTGAACTAGAACTACAAGTGCTGCCACTAGAATCACTAGGTGAGCTCCATGACCGGTCATCCGGGCTATCTACAGTATGGTCAGTGAGAGGGTATTTCTTGCCCAATGCATCATAAAAAGGTTTTTCAGTAGCTTGTAGAGCTAAAGGATCATGGAACATACACGGTTTCTGCTCCATGTCCTCTTCCATAAGCATTTGGCTAATGTATTTAAGAACATCATCCGAATCGCTATCATCTGATAATTCAACCCCTTGGCTCGCCCCCAAGAACGAGCTCACCTCGGGCACATCCGGGTAATCTAAAGGGCTTGGGAGGTTCAAGGAAGTGAGGTCTTGAGAAGGGTCTTTGTAATTGAACAAATTGGCATAATTTATTGACTCATCATAACCTGGGGACAGGCTTCCATTCACAGGCTGGTTCCCATTTacaaaattttcagaaatttccCCAAATTGGGAACCCATGACTTTTGTTCTTGATTTAAATTCTCAAAAACCCTAAACCAATTGATGATCAATAGAAACAGGACAAATTCAAAACCCTGCCCATCAAAGGCTAAAACCCCGAGTCAAAAAAAACTAACTTTCTCAAACAATCAACATAAATAAGCAAAACCCAGTTCAAAACTAAGGTGGGAGATGAATAAAATAGATgcaaattgaataataaataataatgatgacaaagcaaagtGAGATGAAATTAAGATTACCTTGTAAGAAGAAGGAAAGAAGAAGACGATGAGAAATAAAGGGAGGCAGTGAAACCAATTGGTAGGCGAAAGTGaagttaaaataaataaataaataaatagaagaGGAAGATGATGTACTCCGTACTATGTATCAGTATCAGCCGCCTTTGTGATTAGGAAGAAATTTCAAAGCAGCAGAGAATTGAAAGGGAAAGATGGTGGGTCTGTTCATTTCACGAGCATCATCTCACACCTTATCTTTTTTACCTCTCCGAAGTCCGAACTCCTTTAGTCCTAACTTTTTGTTCTTgtattcacaaattcttatttacacgggatatacgataaatattgttcgcaaaagttaaagttaacgtaaaatacttaaaagttactCTTTTATagataaaagttatctattttttttagtaataataatgtttattttaattttaattaaaaaaaatcttcaaaatcacttataatgtataaaattaattatttaaccctttaaaatatttatctatcaattttgttttaataatataaaagttagagaaaattgggtaaaagttagagaaaactgggtaaaagttatgCTGGTGCACGCCTTGTgtatgcaagaccttttgttcagTATTCACCACGCTCGTAGCATGTTCGTTTCTAgcactccctccgtcccttcaTAAGTGACTCACTCGAGTCACTTTGTTCCATTTGTTTATCTGAGAATGAACTAGGGAACCGTAAATTATATTGGATTATATACCCGGGTACACAGTGAGCAGCGCATTGTGCACCCTGTTCAAAACGACTGTACTTTAAAGCAATTTTCacatttcaattaattaaaaaaaattacttagATATGCCGTGTACTTAGCATTAAAGTTGAAAGAGAATCTTTTTTAATATCTTGAGATACGATTAATAGTTAGTATAAGATTAGCATGAAAGTTATTAGTTAGTATAAAATTATCTAATTGATTTTTACAAATCTGAACGGCTTAGCTTTCCTAAGTGGATAATTATTATAACTGATTATCTTGTTGTTGAAAGAAACAtacttcttaattttttttaatgtgttTTGGTATTCACTTTTTTAACTTAGTGTTTTGTATGGCTAACTCTATAACTCAATGACTTATCTACGCGAAATAGAAGCTGAATCTCATCAACTAGGTTGCACCAAAACGGATACGGACAGGATACGATACGGGTAAGGGGATACACCTTCTTAAAAATGATGGACACGGGAACacggaaaataataataataataataataataataataataataataataatgagctgataaaaaataaaaaaaataaaaaaaaataataataataataataataaggattttttgttagaaatgaccttttataaagGTTTTTGtgtgagaaaggaccttttataacaaaAGTGGCAATTTGGGACCtcaaacttttatttttttgttgacTAGGACCACTTGCCGGATTTTTGCAGTTGACTCTTATTTCTCCCGTTGACTTGCATATGTGTCAGCCGGAGTAAAACACGTGGCATAtttttcgtaaaaaaaaattaaaaaaaaaaatttattttgtttcccAAATTCCCTCCAAATCCAACTGACCCATTTGGTTAACCTAAAAAAAACGCGGTCTTCTCTCACCTCTGCTCTCTTCGTCTTTCGCCATTAATGTTGGGTAGGTGAAGCATCATCAATGTCGCAATAAGTTCAGTTGACTTCAGgtattcatttctctctctcccctgtCGTTTCTCTCACCTCTGTCGTTCTCAAGAACCCAGAAAAATTTCTTCTCAATTACTAATATTCGTCCTCTTGTCCTTGTGTTCTGAAAATTCTGCAAAAATGGTGAAGAAGGGTCAAAGAAAGGGTAAAAAGAAGGACGAAAGTGAAGACGTCATTTTTACTTTGAGGAGAATAAACAAAACAAGGTCAGATTGCTTTTCCCCTCTTTTTTACCATTTTCGCATTTTTTAATTAGGTTAGGGTTTAGTGGACTGTAATCTGGATTTGAAATGGATTAATTAACTaatatttaataaattaattaattaattaattgtttaattgcttAATTTTGTGGTGAACAATGTATTGGTGGTTGTTAGTTTATAGGTAATTAGCCCTAATTTCATTCGAATTTGTCCTAATTTCATTCGAATTTGCCCACTATTTCATTAAAATCTGATTAAGAATTGATTATATTATGTTGATAAATAATCcctaaattaatttgaatttgcCCTCATTTCTATCATATTGTTGCATTAATCTGAAATGTATGTTGTTGGGTTTTGCGTGATTGAAACAGGTTTAACAATAGGATACCGGTAGATTACCCCGTTTATAAATTGATGGAACCGATTAATATTAGGTTGTATCACGGGGGTCGGTTTGTTACTAGGAAGGGCAAAACAACATATGAGAAAGGGGATAGTGAGAAATATGGGTTATTGCACCCTAAGGTTAGTGAAGTGTGTTACTTTGAGTTTGTTGGTTAGGTGAAGGGTGATTTAGGTTACGAGGAGGCTGGTCAATTTTGGTATCGGGAGCATGGGCATAGCTTGTTTATTGGTAGGAAAGAGCTTAAGGATGATAATGATATTCCTGAATTCTTGTTTTCTAGGGAACAAGATGGGTGGTACCATTTGTATGTTGTGCATGAGCCACCAAAAACCAAGGTCATAaggtgttccggtgttgaaatggatgaaacaatgggcttcgaatgaaggcccttttgcgtgtgttgaagatcttgctagctcgaTTGTGTCGTGTCCAAATCAACCTgcacaataaacaagttactggcctcgggggtgtttccgaggaaagcccctccgatgcctaagtaagagcaatgctcggattctagagagagaagttctctagaagagtagtcttaaggcgtgaaatggacgtaccttggtatgtgagccatgacggcttatttatagtgtttgtacaataaatccccttaggttatttattgcaagtgggccttgggccttgattggtggctgaatagcctttggaatgtagtgcttgtgggtttgatgctgctatattgagccattgggctttggacttagtggcccaattgatagtcaattgggagcccaaacaacatgccccccagacccggtccatttaggaATAAATGGGCGGGTTTCCATGTATCAGAAGTTGGAAagttttccctctcttttttcaaAAAGGGGTGTTGGAACCATGCATTAGTGGGGCAGGTGTCGCATGGATGCTTCATGGATGACGTCGATCGAACGGCCCAGAACAAAGTGGAAGTTAGGCAGTTTCAGTGGGTGGTGGCCTATAAATACTCGACCCAACCCTTCGTTCAAAACTTTATTCGCAAAAATCTTTCTCAAATCCTCCCAGAATTCCGGTGGTTTTTCTTGTGAGTTTCCTTTAGATCTTCGCGAATTTGCCAAGAATCAGCTTCGGGTCTTTGTTCCGTTCGACTTGTCGGCAATTTCCGCTCCGaggaaggtaatttgtttctcgTTTTCTCTTTTTTACTCTCCGATTCTTCGTATTTCGGCACTCTTTCTTTGGAGTTTTTGCCATGGCTGGGGGAAGATGGAAAACGAAGACGGGTGTGGTATCCTCGTCTAGTGGCTCCGAGGATAGATCGGCGAAGACCTCTTCTGAGGCTGAAGAGCGCTCAGGGAGTGGGGCTCGCGCTGGGCCGAGTCATGGAACCGGCGCTACTGGCCGTTTTCTTATTCGCCCTTTCTTCCCGAGGCGGTGGGAAGAGGCGGATCCTAAGGGTAAACTTGCGGCTCTCTTTGATGATCCGAGTGAGATTGTTGGTCCCGATGGCACGACCGTTGAAGGGGAGTGGTTAGTTGAGGCTCGTCGAGGACACTATCATCGGCTCGCCGAAGATCTTTATGGCATTCAATATGCCCTGGGCTACTGGTGTGAGCTTCCGCTTCAGAAGCACGCTCGGGTGACGAGGCCGCCCCCAGGCTTAATTGCTGTGTATCTCCATCACTTTGATTATGGGCTTCGATTTCCTTTGGATCCGTTTGTCTCCCGAGTGTTGGAGGAGTATAACATTTCTTTGGCGCAGTTGACGCCGAAGTCGATGCGCCATATCATTTCTTACCGCTGGACATGCGACTTTCTGGGTTATCCCCCGTCTCTCGAGGTTTTCAAGGAGATACATGAGCTTGGGAGGAATCAGAATGCCCaacatggttggtggaccattacCAACAAGCGGCTTCGGAAGAGCGACTCGCAGTATCTGACTGCGTTCCCTTATGTTTCTTCGGTTCATAACTGGAAGAAGCAATGGCTTCTAGTGCGGGTGCCAgtggatccgaagcatccccaTTATTATGCGCCACCGAAATGGTTTGTCAGGGTGGATCCGGAGATGTCTAGGGTTGTCCCGGTCGATCTGGGGAATCCGGATCATGTTGCTCTTCTGGAGTGGTTCCGAGCGAAAACGACTAGGGAGCCCTTGCATTGGCTTCCTAACTTCCATTATATCACTCAGGAGGCTCTCCTCACTGCTGCCGGTCTCAGTCGGATCTATGATAGGGGTGAGATT
This Spinacia oleracea cultivar Varoflay chromosome 6, BTI_SOV_V1, whole genome shotgun sequence DNA region includes the following protein-coding sequences:
- the LOC110802547 gene encoding scarecrow-like protein 33, which gives rise to MGSQFGEISENFVNGNQPVNGSLSPGYDESINYANLFNYKDPSQDLTSLNLPSPLDYPDVPEVSSFLGASQGVELSDDSDSDDVLKYISQMLMEEDMEQKPCMFHDPLALQATEKPFYDALGKKYPLTDHTVDSPDDRSWSSPSDSSGSTCSSSSNSTNSVDPTVVADLSDHSKPLVTQAPPIQSYSQTPTISQWSFGPFSSFSGSTSNGSFPSGLDLPMDMNFFSQKESIIQFQKGMEEASKFLPKNNNIAIDLENINFPSETKQDASTVAVKKEKGESPDESRGSKIHYREDEGFEEGRNSKQSAVSIEEAELSEMFDRVLLCSHPKHDCAIPLDSEKGLPSQASQSQGQQGGKGRPRKQGSNKTMVDLRTLLILCAQSTASDDRRIADELLKQIREHSFAGGDGSQRLAHYFANALEARLAGTGSQIYTALNSKKTSAADMLKAYQFFIRTCPSKKISIGFANHTIFNEANKAAKLHVIDFGILYGFQWPALIERLSERDGGPPKLCITGIDLPQPGFRPAERVEATGRRLAKYCERFKVPFEYHAVAQKWETIRVEDLKIESDEVVAVNCLYRFKNLLDETIVVDSPRNAVLNLVRKIKPNVFVHGVVNGSYNAPFFVTRFREALFHYSTLFDMFDTNASREDSERLMFEKEFYGREIMNVVACEGTERVERPETYKQWQVRLNRTGFRQMPLNQEIINMLRCKVKGNYHRDFVIDVDGHWTLHGWKGRITHAISAWVMA